A region of the Pseudarthrobacter phenanthrenivorans Sphe3 genome:
TTCATGTAGGGGGTGATCATGGCGACCTTGCCTGCGCCGATTTCGTGCAGGGTGCGGACCAGGGCGCCGGCGCTGCTGGTGACCGGGGCGGGATGTCCGTTGCCGGCGGCGGCATCGGCGATGACCTTCTCGGAACCCTCGTGCGCTCCAGGGCCCTGGGCCATAACGGCAACGAGGCAGGCGTAGGCGATGACGTCCACGTCGGCGTCGGAGACCGCTTCAGCGCAGTCTGCCGCCTTGCCCACCATGGCCAGCAGTTCTTCCCGGGTGACCTTCTTCATGCCGGCGCGGGCGGAGTGGAAGGTGTACTTGTGGCCGGTTGCCTCGGCCTGGCGCCGGAACAGTTCCGGCAGTTCGGTCTCCATGGTGGTGTTGGAGCTGGGGACGATCAGTCCCACGCGGCTCATCCCGGGGCGCTTGGGTTCGGGGGCGGTTTCACACGTGATTGCGGGGGTGCTCATGGATTCTCCACGTCGTTGTGTTGGGGGATTTTGAAAACCCATACAATGGGTTCTAATCCCATGATGTGGGTTAGGCAAAGAGGATGTCAAGTGGATCACATCTTCGGGCGGCGTCGGGCTCACTAAGCTGGAGGCTGATGGCAAAGAAGATTGAAGGAGTTTTAAGGCAGTGGTGAAGGAACCGGGAGCTGGCGCTTCCCCCCTGTTGGTCCTGCACAAGGTGGCGGAAATCCTGGACTGTTTCTCAGTGGAGGAGCCCGAACCGACGCTGCAGCAGATCATCCGCAAGACGGGGCTGCCGTCCAGCACCTGCCAGCGGCTGGTCCAGAACATGCTCCGTGAGGGCTTCTTGGACCGCGACGGCGACCGGTACCGGATCGGGATCGGGCTGGTCCGCTGGGCTACTCCGGGAACGTTCGGGCTGGACGTGGTGCGGCTGGTGAAACCGGTCCTGCAGCAGCTGCGGGATGAGACCGGTGAAACTGCCTGCCTGTATGTCCGCGATGGGGCGTTCCGGACCATCGTTGCGGTGGCCGAGACGCGGCACGTGGTGATGCGGCCATTCATGGTGGGCATGGTCATGCCGCTGCATGCTGGCGCCCCTGGCAAGATTTTCCTGGCCTTCGACCCCGGGGCATGGGATGCCTTGGACGAGCATGGGCTTGAGGGCTTTACGCCCGATACTCCGGTCTCCCTGGAGACGCTGCGGGAGCAGGCTGCTGTTGCCCGCGAGCAGGGGTATTTCGCGGCTTTCGGGGAACGCAACCAGGATGTGGGCTCCATCAGTGCGCCGGTGTTCGACCATGCCGGGCGGCTTGCATGCGCCGTGGGGCTGGGATTCCCCACGCAGCGGATCGGGCCCGCCGACGTCGAGCGGCTGGGCCCGGTGGTGGCCCGCGCGGGACTGGAAGCCAGCCGCGCACTGGGGTATGACCCCGGCCAGGCCAGGGTGTGAATTCAAAGGCACGACGGCGGCGCTCGCCTCAACAGGTTCAGCCGCCTGAGCAAGCTCCTCAACTCCTGGGCGTGGCGCCATCGTTCATCATTGCGTCACCCAACGGAGAAGCCGGATGCCCGGCCCGCCCATAGGACGGGCCGGGCAATTTGGGTTAGCTAAACGCGTTCCTGGACGGGAGTGGTGCTTGCGATGCCATGAGGTACCGCCACCAGGGCGACCACGGCGAGGGCGCCGGCTGCTGCGAAAACGTAGAACCCCCACGGATAGGCGATGCCGGCGGCCACCAGGCCACCCGTCACGGCAGGCCCGGCGATGGCGCCCACGCGGCCCACCCCGGCGGCGAACCCGAGGGCCGTTGCACGCAGGCGGGCCGGGAACAGTTGGCTCACCCAGGCGTAAACGAGCACCTGGGAGCTGAAAACAAACACGCCGGTGACGAAGACCAGGGCGTTGAGCAGGATGGCGTTGTCAACCTTGATGCTCAGCAGGGCAAGGCAGACCGCGGACAAGCCGAACCAGAGCAGCACGATGGGTTTGGTGCCGTGCCTGTCGGCCAGAATGCCGGCGATGATGAGGCCGGCGACGGCGCCGAGGTTCAGCACCAGGAGCAGGGACAGTCCGGCGCTGACGGGGTATCCGGCGGACGCCATGAGCTGCGGAAGCCAGGTGTTCAGCCCGTAGACCAACAGGAGCCCCATGAATGACGCGGCGGCGATCGCCACGGCAACCAGCGGGTAGGGCTTCTTTGCCAGGTCCCGGAACCCGGTTTGCTCTTCTTTTTCAGTGGTTCCTGTGCCCGGCAATGTCTCAGGCAGTTTGAACCACAGGAACGGCAGGAGTGCGATGCCTGCAAGGCCGCCGACGACGAACATGGTGCGCCAGTCCGGGATGATCAGCAAGGCCAGGAAGGCCGTTGCTACAGCCCCGACGTGGTAGCCGGTCATGGTGCGGGTGGTGGATTTGCCCGCGGATCCCGCCGGCGCGTAGTCGTTCATGTAGGCGAGGGCGACCGGTAGGCAGGCGCCCAGTCCCACCCCGGCCAGGAAGCGGAAAGCGCCGAACACGGCCACGTTGGGTGCCCACGCCACCGCGAGGGTGAAAATCGAGAACCAGAGTACGCAGGCAACCATCAATTTGCGGCGCCCCAGGCGGTCTGACAGCGGAGCGATGAACAATGCGCCGGCGCCGACACCGACGAGGGAAATGGTCGCCACGAATGTAGCGCCGACTGCGTCGAAGCCAAGTTCGCCGGTCTTGATAAGGGTGGGAATGACGGTGCCGAGCACCACCAGGTCAAAGCCGTCCAAAACCATCGCCAGCCAGCACAGCCAGACCGGCCACCGTGAGGCGCGCGTGGAGGGGGAAGTTTTCATGTAATCCTCATTGATCAGGGAAGGAGATGGACGCACGCCCGGGCTGAGAACCCCATCATCGGATGTGATGCGCCGCATACGATCTGTCGATGAGAATACCCTTAGTTCATCTCACGCACAAAAGTTCGCGAAGCGAACGAGCGGGAGGGCGGCAGTCTCCGCGGCGAAACCGCGCTGATACATTCGGTTCATGGAAACTGCGCTTCATGACGCCACAGCGCTTGCCTACGCAGTTCGCACCGGTCAGGCCTCCGCGGAGAGCGTCCTGGCAGAGTCGCGGTCACGGGCCGATGCAGCCCCCGGTCTATGTGCGTTCATCGAGGAAGACTGGGATGGCGCTGCCATCACCGCGAAGGAGGTGGACCGCCGTCGCTCCCGCGGGAAGGATCCAGGACCGCTGGCCGGTGTTCCGCTGAGTGTCAAAGATGTCATCGCTGTGGCAGGGCTGTGGCTCACCGGCGGCAGCGCCGCGTACGCCGGAAACATTTCCACCTTCACTGCCACTGCGGTGCGGCGCCTCCAGGAGGCGGGCGCCGTAGTGATTGGGAAGACCAACTGCCCCGAGTTTGCGTTCGGTGCCATCACCGAGAGCGCCGTCGCGGGCAGGACGCTCAATTCCCGGTTTCCCGGTGCCACGGCGGGTGGTTCGAGCGGGGGAGAGGCGGCAGCTGTCGCTGCCGGCATATCGGCACTTGGGTTGGGCACCGACTATGGCGGATCCCTGCGGTGGCCGTCCCAATGCGTGGGTATCACTGCCCTGCGGCCCACCCCGCGTACAGTTCCGGACCTTGGCATAGTCCCAGGAGCTGGCGGCTGGTACGGAAGCGGCAACCCGTCCCCGCCCGCCGCCCGCCTTCAAGCCTCCACGCAAGTCATGGGGCCGCTCGCACGGTCAGTGCGGGACCTGCGGACGGCGCTTGGAGTGCTTGCGGACACGCGTTCCGGCGTGCGGACCTCGCCTGGCGGGGCGGTCCCCGGCAACGTTGCGGTGGCTTGGAGCGACGGTTCCGCATTGGGGCCGGTACGGCGTGAAGTGTCAGCGATGATCGCCTCCCTGGCGAAAGAGGTCGCCCCGGAGGTCCGGACGCTGACGCAAGTGCCGGATCTGTTTGCGGGATCGCTGGCAGCGTACAACCGGCTCCGCCCTCTCGATCCAATGATTGATCACGCTGCCGCTGTCGCAGGCCGTGAGCACCTGGTTCTTCCCGCGAACCTTGAGGTCATCCAGCGCTCAATGCAGACTCCCGCAGGGCAACTCGAAACGGCTGTTGCCGAATCCGAACAGGCAAGACGACGGGACCTGGCGATCTTTGACAGCGCAGACATCGTCCTGCTGCCCGTGGCCGGCGGTCCGGCGTGCGACGTGTCCGGAAAACTGGACATCGACGGGGAGTCAATTCATGGCTGGGACATCATGGGCCAATGCAGGGCTGTGACCATGGTTGGCGCCCCTGTTGTCTCGTTGCCCGTCGCGCTCTCATCCGAGGGCCTCCCGCTGTCCGTCCAGGTCATTGCGGCCCCTGGTTCGGATGCGCTGGCGCTGGACTTTGCCGAATGGCTGGAGGGCTTCATCGGGTGAAGCTCAAGCTGGCTTATCCGTTTGGCTCGGTTTCCAGCGGTCCAGGCGCCCGGGGTCTATGGCTCTCTAGGGGCGAACTGGCGTTGCCGCTTCTTTTCCCAGCACCGTGGTCCAAGGGCGGGCGGTCCACGATGTTACGACGCCAGCAGCAACGTAGGGATCGGCGGCCGCAAAGGCTCGTGCGGCCTCCAGTGCATTGTCGCCGGTGAAGATGAGCAACCCGGTCAAGGGTCCTTCACCAACGGCTCCACCCAGCAGGAGCTCGCCCCGTTCCACTGCTTCCCATCCCGCCCGAAGATGGTCTGCGCGGTATTTTTCGCGGGTTTCGAGGTAGTTGTCCTCGTACGTGTACTCGAGCACGGCGTGCATGGGCGTCTCCGTTTCATTCAGGCGTTTCTCTCGTTGTGGAAGTAGCCTACCCAGCCGGACTCAGTCAGAAACCGGCGCCCACGCCCACCGCGGCCAGCTGGGATTTGGGAATGGCCGGATTGACACTGCTGGCGGCCATGTCGCTGGCGTTCGGCCCGGTGGCACAGCTGATCGTCGGCTGGCAGCGTTTGACCTCGGCCTGCTGGCCGGGGCTGCCGAGGACGTCCTCGAAGGGTTGGATGCGTTCGATGCCGATGCGGGGGAGTGTGTCCGAGACGAAGCGTCCGACGCCGCGCCACGCCCTGATGAGGCCGTCCTCTTCCAGCAGCATGAGGGCTTCGCGGACGACGGTGCGGCTGACTTTCATGTCCGTGCCGAGCTCGGTTTCGGTGGGAATCATGGAGCCGGGGGTGAGGAGGCCGTTGCGGATGGTTTCGGCGATCCGCGAGTACACCGCGACGCGCAGGGAACCGCCGTCGCCAGGGTTCTTAACTAGGACTTCCGCCCAGCACGTCCACGTGGACGTGGTCGAGGTGACGAAGGATCTCGTTGCCGGGTTCGGGTGCGTCGTAATCCCCCCATTGGCCCCGCGAACTGCGTGCGCTCCAGAACCGGTCGTCGAAGATGACGTACTGGACGTTTAAGTCCCCGGCGTGAGCGACGAGCCAGTGCGCGAGTATCCATCCCTGACGCCGGTTCTCCTCGGTCACGGGGCGGAAGAAGATGTCGATGGCCCGGCCGTCGTAGTGCGTCGAGTCGGCTCCGTGCCCCTGATCCACACCACCCGGGGCGAATCCGCCCAGGCTCTGCCCGCCGAATACCTCGGCCATCGCCGTGCGCAACCGCTCTGCGCGCGGTGTCAGGCCGCTGGCTCCAGCCTGCTGTTCCTGCAGGTCACGGGCTGCCGAGCCCCGGCAGGACAGGACAGGGCCGGCGTCTCCGGATGGCCCGTCAACCAGCCGCTGCAACACCGCCTGGTCAATGCCGGTGGTGTCCGGGGCTGCCATTCCACGGGCGAGCAGCGCCACCGCTGTAGTGGCCCGTTTCGCTGCATCACGGTCGAGTCCCACCTCCCCGTCCGGGGTTTCGACGACGCATTCGGGCCGCAGCACCAGCGAGCCGTCCGCAGTGCGCAGTCCACTCAGTAAGCCAGGCCCAAGGAGCACCAGCACGGACGCGAGCGCTCCGAAGAGGATAAGGCCCAGGAACAGCCGACGGGCGCGGTGCCGGCTGCCAAGCGTCTGGTTGCCGGTCATCGTGGGGTGCCCCTTCGGTTGCTGGATGCTGCCTTGTTTATTGTTTCAAACTGGCGGCTAGGGGCTGTGCACGGCCGCGCGTCCGGGGAGCGGGTGCCGCTCGCCCACGCTGACGGAGGACGACAGCGGCAGGTACTCCCGCCGTCGTCGTTCCATCCGTTGCTGCTGGCCCGGTGACGGGATGTTGGCACGCTTGGCGCGGTTGCACCTGGCGCAGGCCGCAACGAAGTTCTGCAGGCTGGTGGAACCGCCCTTGGACCATGGATAGAAGTGGTCCCCGTGCTCGGCCGGGCGTCCGCAGCGGCGCCCGAACCCGGCTTCCAGCTCGCACAGGCCGGCGGCCCTGGCCATCCCTTCACGGCGCTGCTGGCGCGTGAAGCGGCGCACCGGATCCCGGCGTCGGACGTCGCGGCCGGTGACGACGGCGGCCGCAATACCCAGAACGATGGCGGCCACGCCCGGGAGCGCAACCGCGGCGACAACGTTTTCCACCATGCCGCTCAGGACCCCTGCGGCGGATGACGGGCCCGTTCCGACAGCCGGTGCCGGCTTGGAGCTGAGCGCGGTCATCACCGCGACAGCGATCCAGAGGCCCCAACTGGTCACCCTGCCCACCACCTTTCCCGGCCGGGCTTGTTGATTAGACGCAGGTCACGAACAGGTGCAAGGGTGGACGGGTGAATGCCGACATCAACTTCTATTTCGACCCGGTCTGCCCTTTCGCCTGGATGACCAGCAAATGGGTGCGGCAGGTGCAGGCGCAGCGCCGGTACACTGTGGACTGGCGGTTCATTTCGCTGCGCCAGATCAACGCGGCTGTGGACTACGACGCGCAGTTTCCGCCAGCGTACGAGGCCGGACATACGGCAGGACTCAGGCTCCTGCGCGTGGCGGCCAGGGCCCGTGCAGAGCATGGCCGCGAATCGATCGCGAAGCTGTATGAGGCATTCGGGACACACATCTTCGAAGCCGCCCCGGATACGGACAACCTGCCCACCGAGCAGGCGGTGCGTGAGCGGCGCGGGACGCGGGAGTTCGTGGAGCCGATCCTCGCCGAGGCCGGCTTGCCACTGTCGCTGGCGGAAGCACTGGACGACGAGTCCTGGGACCAGGAGATCCGGCAGCAGACGGATGAGGCGCTGGCGCTAACGGGTAAGGATGTGGGCACGCCCATCATCCATTTTGAGCCGCCAACCGGGGTGTCCTTTTTCGGGCCGGTGATCAGCCGGCTGCCGGACGAAGAGTCGGCCGCCGAGCTGTGGGACCACGTGGTGGGGCTGGCACGCTTCCCTGGCTTCGCCGAGCTCAAGCGCAGCCTGCGTGAGCAGCCGCAGCTACCCGCCTTTGGAGTCACCGCCGGAGCAGTTGGCACGCAGGAGGACTGGCACGGCGGCAGCCGGCGGCAGAAGAAGTGACCCTCAGCAAGAAGTGACTGTCAGTAAGGATGAACCCATGAACCAGAGCAGCACCCGCCAGTACCAGGAGTCCGTTACGGTCCATGCACCGGCCGAGACGGTCTATGATTTGGTCTCGGACATCACCCGAACGGGGGAGTGGAGCCCGGTCTGCACCTCGTGCTGGTGGGACGACGAGGACAGCGCCGGCCAGCCCGGCGCCTGGTTCACCGGGCGTAACGAGCTGCCCCACCGGACCTGGGAGACCCGGTCCCTGGTGGTTGCCGCCGAGCGCGGCCGTGAGTTCGCCTGGGTGGTGGGCGGCAAGTTCGTCCGCTGGGGTTTCACCATGGCTCCGGCTGATTCCGGAACTATCCTCACCGAGTCGTGGGAATTCCTTCCGGACGGGATCGCGATGTTCGAGGAGAAGTTCGGTGACAAGGCCTCCGAGCAGATCGCCGAACGCACCCAGCAGGCGCTGGACGGCATCCCGGTAACGCTCGCCGCGATCAAGCAGATCGCCGAGTCCTTCGCTGCAGACCAGGAGGTCCGCTTCTAGGAATGGACCTGCCGCACCGAGGCACCCGACGCTTGTCCGCTGCCG
Encoded here:
- a CDS encoding amidase translates to METALHDATALAYAVRTGQASAESVLAESRSRADAAPGLCAFIEEDWDGAAITAKEVDRRRSRGKDPGPLAGVPLSVKDVIAVAGLWLTGGSAAYAGNISTFTATAVRRLQEAGAVVIGKTNCPEFAFGAITESAVAGRTLNSRFPGATAGGSSGGEAAAVAAGISALGLGTDYGGSLRWPSQCVGITALRPTPRTVPDLGIVPGAGGWYGSGNPSPPAARLQASTQVMGPLARSVRDLRTALGVLADTRSGVRTSPGGAVPGNVAVAWSDGSALGPVRREVSAMIASLAKEVAPEVRTLTQVPDLFAGSLAAYNRLRPLDPMIDHAAAVAGREHLVLPANLEVIQRSMQTPAGQLETAVAESEQARRRDLAIFDSADIVLLPVAGGPACDVSGKLDIDGESIHGWDIMGQCRAVTMVGAPVVSLPVALSSEGLPLSVQVIAAPGSDALALDFAEWLEGFIG
- a CDS encoding IclR family transcriptional regulator translates to MVKEPGAGASPLLVLHKVAEILDCFSVEEPEPTLQQIIRKTGLPSSTCQRLVQNMLREGFLDRDGDRYRIGIGLVRWATPGTFGLDVVRLVKPVLQQLRDETGETACLYVRDGAFRTIVAVAETRHVVMRPFMVGMVMPLHAGAPGKIFLAFDPGAWDALDEHGLEGFTPDTPVSLETLREQAAVAREQGYFAAFGERNQDVGSISAPVFDHAGRLACAVGLGFPTQRIGPADVERLGPVVARAGLEASRALGYDPGQARV
- a CDS encoding HNH endonuclease, translating into MTSWGLWIAVAVMTALSSKPAPAVGTGPSSAAGVLSGMVENVVAAVALPGVAAIVLGIAAAVVTGRDVRRRDPVRRFTRQQRREGMARAAGLCELEAGFGRRCGRPAEHGDHFYPWSKGGSTSLQNFVAACARCNRAKRANIPSPGQQQRMERRRREYLPLSSSVSVGERHPLPGRAAVHSP
- a CDS encoding GntR family transcriptional regulator; this encodes MYSRIAETIRNGLLTPGSMIPTETELGTDMKVSRTVVREALMLLEEDGLIRAWRGVGRFVSDTLPRIGIERIQPFEDVLGSPGQQAEVKRCQPTISCATGPNASDMAASSVNPAIPKSQLAAVGVGAGF
- a CDS encoding SRPBCC family protein produces the protein MNQSSTRQYQESVTVHAPAETVYDLVSDITRTGEWSPVCTSCWWDDEDSAGQPGAWFTGRNELPHRTWETRSLVVAAERGREFAWVVGGKFVRWGFTMAPADSGTILTESWEFLPDGIAMFEEKFGDKASEQIAERTQQALDGIPVTLAAIKQIAESFAADQEVRF
- a CDS encoding YciI-like protein, producing the protein MHAVLEYTYEDNYLETREKYRADHLRAGWEAVERGELLLGGAVGEGPLTGLLIFTGDNALEAARAFAAADPYVAAGVVTSWTARPWTTVLGKEAATPVRP
- a CDS encoding maleate cis-trans isomerase family protein, which produces MSTPAITCETAPEPKRPGMSRVGLIVPSSNTTMETELPELFRRQAEATGHKYTFHSARAGMKKVTREELLAMVGKAADCAEAVSDADVDVIAYACLVAVMAQGPGAHEGSEKVIADAAAGNGHPAPVTSSAGALVRTLHEIGAGKVAMITPYMKPLTKMVVDYIEGSGITVLDAISLEVADNLEVGCLDPQNLPALARSLKREGADAVVLSACVQMPSLAAVQAVEDELGLPVITAATATTYEVLKALGHQPAITGAGSLLSGAGVLAPAKA
- a CDS encoding MFS transporter, whose protein sequence is MKTSPSTRASRWPVWLCWLAMVLDGFDLVVLGTVIPTLIKTGELGFDAVGATFVATISLVGVGAGALFIAPLSDRLGRRKLMVACVLWFSIFTLAVAWAPNVAVFGAFRFLAGVGLGACLPVALAYMNDYAPAGSAGKSTTRTMTGYHVGAVATAFLALLIIPDWRTMFVVGGLAGIALLPFLWFKLPETLPGTGTTEKEEQTGFRDLAKKPYPLVAVAIAAASFMGLLLVYGLNTWLPQLMASAGYPVSAGLSLLLVLNLGAVAGLIIAGILADRHGTKPIVLLWFGLSAVCLALLSIKVDNAILLNALVFVTGVFVFSSQVLVYAWVSQLFPARLRATALGFAAGVGRVGAIAGPAVTGGLVAAGIAYPWGFYVFAAAGALAVVALVAVPHGIASTTPVQERV
- a CDS encoding mycothiol-dependent nitroreductase Rv2466c family protein, whose translation is MNADINFYFDPVCPFAWMTSKWVRQVQAQRRYTVDWRFISLRQINAAVDYDAQFPPAYEAGHTAGLRLLRVAARARAEHGRESIAKLYEAFGTHIFEAAPDTDNLPTEQAVRERRGTREFVEPILAEAGLPLSLAEALDDESWDQEIRQQTDEALALTGKDVGTPIIHFEPPTGVSFFGPVISRLPDEESAAELWDHVVGLARFPGFAELKRSLREQPQLPAFGVTAGAVGTQEDWHGGSRRQKK